From the Tenacibaculum dicentrarchi genome, the window TTCCTGCTGATACAATATATAAGGAAAAAATAGTTACTAAATATATTGAGGTTCCTAAAAAAGATAAATCTATAAAAGTAAAAAATTTAGAAACAGAAGTACTAGTTAATAACAAACCCGCCAACATAAACACAGGAACAAATAACGGAATATTAGGAAATAACAATACTATTAATAATATAAATGAAAAACCTATTAAACTGAATGAATTAGATAAGAAAAACATATTATTAGTAGTAAATAGTACATTTGATGAAATTCCCAACCGAATTAAAAAAGAAATTAAAATCACAGCAATGCTTGGAAACGCTCGTTCAATACAACTTGCAGAATTAATAGAAGAATTTCTCAAAAAAAAAGGGTTTACTATTTCAGATTTTAGCCAAGGCATGTTTTCTAAAACTTTTAAAGGTCTGAGAGTATTCCAAGAAAAGAATTTTGTTAAAATTAATATAGGCATAATTTAACTATTTCTTTGATAAATTAATTCATCTAGTATTGAGGTAAGTAAAATTATTACACCTGCTTCAAAAAGAGTAAAAACGGATAGAATTAAAGAGATAATAGAACCTAATATCCCGAGAATTGCTAAAATTGAGACTTTCATAATATTTAGTTTTTAAATTAATAATTTGATTAAAAAACGTGTGGTAACACTGTATATAATTTATTGCTAGCACTCGTCTACTTACGAAAATCCTTAGGGATTTTCTATTTCGTTTTTATTTACTAAATTAGTTGCTCGAAATACGCAACAAATAATATACAAAAACGTTAACCTGCATTAAGCCAAATTACACGGAATATTAACGTAATTAAGCGTTTTCTAAAAGTAAAATTCTGACAAAGATTACGTGAATCTGTTTGTAATGAGAATAGCGGACTTTCTAGCTCCTTTGCGCAATAGAAACGGAATCGTAAAACAGCAGATTTTGAAAAATATTACGTAAGATTTTACTTATAATTCCGAAATGAAAATGGCGGACTTTTTAGCTCGTTTACGCAATCGAAAATAAAAATGAAAAAATGTTCGGAATATCCCCGATTTTAGATTTTTTCACGTAAGTTTATATCAAAATTTAGACAAGTTAAACGCCCAATAAAAACGCTGAAAAATATGTGATTTTATAACGGTGTTTTAATTAAAAAAGAAAAAACGCACGTTAACAAAGTGTATGAGCGCATATTTTCCTGGCGGAAAAATACGCCACATACACATAGCGTTGTACCACATTACCAATCAAACTCTGAAAAATTGAAAATATGAATATAGAACAATTTAACAAAATAATTATAGGAAAATGGAAACTCGACGATGGTCGAATATTGGATTTCTCTACAAAAGAGGATTTTTTATTTACTGACGCTTCTGGAGAAACACATTCTGAAAAAGAAAAATTTTTCAGCCATAAAAATAAATATGACGATATACAAATAATGATACCTACTTTAGCGGTCGGAATTGGAATTATAAGGTCGCTTTCCATTAATGAAATAATTTATGATGATTTTGATACTGATGGTTCGAAAACTGAATTTGTACTAACCAGAATTTAATATCCAGAATCCATAAGTTTTAATAATTCTTTTATCCGTGGTAATTTATCCATGTGACACTTACTTGGTTCAGTAATAATGCGAATTAAATTGAATGCGTGAGCGGAAGAAATAATTGCGGGTATTTTAACCTCTCCATAACGATTTGCTAATTTTTCTGAATTTTTTAATGACATAATATTATAATTTAATAACTCATTCACTTTAAAATCGGCGGAATGAAAAACCATTTACCGAATAAACGTGGCACAACAAAGTGTATGCGCGCATATTTTCCTGGCGGAAAAATACGCCACATACACATGGCGTTACCCAACATTAACAAAAATTGCTAATGACATTACCAAAACACGATGAAATAAGATTACCAGCTTTAAAATTATTAAAGGCGAAAGGAAAAATAAAACTTGGAGAATTTATTCAACCACTTGGAGAACATTTTAAATTAACTGACGAGGATTTAAATCAAATGTACAAATCTGGAAACGGACCAATATTTTATGATAGAGTTTCTTGGGCTTTAAGTTATTTAAATATGGGAGGACTTGTTGATAAACCCAAAAGAGGAACTTATGAAATTAATACAAAAGGAATCGAATTAATCGAAAAACCTGAACAAATAGATAAGTTTATAAATAACGAAATTGAAAAAAGAGAGCCTAAAAAACAAAAAAATAAATTCGAAGAACAAGTTGAATTTGATGACACTTTTTCAGAATTAACTCCTCAAGAAAAGCTTTACAATTCTTTTTCAAATATTAAAAAATCTGTTTATACTGATATAATAAATACGATTTTAACTAAAACACCAATTGCATTTGAGAAATTAGTTGTTAGCTTATTGCAGAGAATGGGATATGGTGGAGAAATTCAAAATTCTGGATTAGTCACTAAAGCTTCAAATGATGGAGGAATTGATGGAATAATAAAAGAAGATGTTTTAGGACTTGGTAGAATTCATATTCAAGCTAAAAGGTATAAAACAGATATTTCAATTGGAAGAGAAGAAATACAAAAATTTGTTGGAGCATTAGCTGTTGCACAATCAAATAAAGGAGTTTTTATAACAACTTCTTATTATACAAAAGGAGCTATTGAATATGCAAACAACTTAAATGGTTCAACAACTCTCGTATTAATTGATGGAAAACAACTGGCTGAATATATCTATAATTTTGGTTTAGGAATGCAAATTGAACAAACAATTGAAATAAAAAAACTTGATGCCGATTATTGGGATTCATTAAAAGATAATGATTAAAAAACGTTGGGTAACATCGTATATAATTTATTGCTAGTACTAGCCTACTTACGAAAATCCTTAGGGGATTTTCTATTCCGCTTTTATTTACTAAATTAGTTGCTCGAAAAACGCAACAAATAATATACAAAAACGTTAGCTTTCATTAACAAAAAAAATGCGTGAAATTGGAAAAATAAAGCGTTTTCCTAAAGTAGAATCCTGATAAATATTACGCAATTAGAAATGGAATTTTAACGCAGAAGATTTTGAAAAATATTACGTAAGAATCTGTCCGCAATTATGAAATAGAAACGGTGGAATTTTATCCTGTTTATGCAATCGGAAATGAAAAACTGTGGGATTCTGACAAATATTACGCAAGAATCTGTCTGTAATTCTGAAATGAAAATGGCGGACTTTTAGCCTGTTTGCGAAATTAGGAATGAAAATTTAGACAAGTTAAACGCCGAATAAAAACGCTGAAAAATATGTGGTTTTATATCGGTATTTTAATTGTAAAAAAGGAAAAATAAACGAAAAGCTAACAAAATATATAATTTATTGCTAGTGCTCGCCTACCTACGAAAATCCTTAGGGGATTTTCTATTTCGTTTTTATTTACTAAATTAGTTGCTCGAAAAACACAACAAACCATATATAAACCGTTGTAATTAATGGCGGAATTTCAGCCTGAAATTCCTAATTAGTGATTTATCTTTTCTAGAAATTAATATTGAATAATATTGCGCTGGAAAAATTGAAAATGACTTATACTCTATTTTTAGAAAGTAAACCCTAAAAAAGAGAAAAAACAGAATTGAACGCTTAAAAATAAAGCGTAAATAAATAGGCAGAAATTAATTAGCGCTGAGTTTTAAGCGGAAACGTGAAAAAAGCAGAATTTAACGCAGAAAATAAAGCGTGAATAAATAGGTGGAAATTAATTAAGGCGGAGTTTTAAGTAGAAACGTAAAAAAAGAAAGAGAAATAAAACGGAAAAATTGAAAATTAAGAAATGAGAAATTTAGTTAGAAAATCACTAATTACAACAACATATATAATTTATTGCTAATACTTATCTACTTACGAAAATCCTTAGGGGATTTTCTATTCCGTTTTTATTTAATATATTTAGAACTTGAAACACGCAACAAACCATATATAAAACCGTTAGCTTTCATTAACAAAAAAAATGCGTGAAATTGGAAAAATAAAGCGTTTTCCTAAAGTAGAATCCTGATAAATATTACGTAAGAATCTGTCCGCAATTATGAAATAGAAACGGCAGACTTTATCCTGTTTATGCAATCGGAAATGAAAAAATGTGGGATTCTGACAAATATTACGCAAGAATCTGTCTGTAATTCTGAAATGAAAATGGCGGACTTTTAGCCTGTTTACGCAATCAGAAATGAAAAACTGTGGGATTCTGACAAATATTACGCAAGAATCTGTCTGTAATTCTGAAATGAAAATGGCGGACTTTTAGCCTGTTTGCGAAATTAGGAATGAAAATTTAGACAAGTTAAACGCCGAATAAAAACGCTGAAAAATATGTGGTTTTATATCGGTATTTTAATTGTAAAAAAGGAAAAATAAACGAAAAGCTAACAAAATATATAATTTATTGCTAGTGCTCGCCTACCTACGAAAATCCTTAGGGGATTTTCTATTTCGTTTTTATTTACTAAATTAGTTGCTCGAAAAACGCAACAAACCATATATAAACCGTTGTGTGCCATAATAGGCAGACGCAACCATTATTAGAAAAAAGCATCTCTATTGAAA encodes:
- a CDS encoding restriction endonuclease, which gives rise to MTLPKHDEIRLPALKLLKAKGKIKLGEFIQPLGEHFKLTDEDLNQMYKSGNGPIFYDRVSWALSYLNMGGLVDKPKRGTYEINTKGIELIEKPEQIDKFINNEIEKREPKKQKNKFEEQVEFDDTFSELTPQEKLYNSFSNIKKSVYTDIINTILTKTPIAFEKLVVSLLQRMGYGGEIQNSGLVTKASNDGGIDGIIKEDVLGLGRIHIQAKRYKTDISIGREEIQKFVGALAVAQSNKGVFITTSYYTKGAIEYANNLNGSTTLVLIDGKQLAEYIYNFGLGMQIEQTIEIKKLDADYWDSLKDND